A window from Elusimicrobiota bacterium encodes these proteins:
- a CDS encoding valine--tRNA ligase yields the protein MIDKVYQPQDVEKKWVEAWKKAGLAHAKAAGDPRNRFVIVIPPPNVTGALHIGHALNNTLQDALIRHHKLHGRETCWVPGTDHGGIATQNVMEKQLKAKGQRRQDVGRAEFLALMQTWTRDCKKTIMGQLERLGCLLDMGREAFTMDETRAASVLAAFKSFWDEGLIHRDARMVNWCVRCGTALSDIEVEFEERKGHLWHIRYPAADGGPGLVVATTRPETMLGDTAVAVNPNDERYRALVGKKLRLPLREGASNGEIPVVADPHVDASFGTGAVKVTPAHDPNDFEIWTRHKTEMSGPLQVIDFQGHMAPAAGVHFTGLVREKAREAVVAALEAVGCLEKTEDYKHSVGVCYRCQQPIEPLVSAQWFMKMGPLAAKALAASEKGEFRIQPETWDVPYRNWLKNIRDWCLSRQIWWGHRIPVWYCVGCHGDKVVAFMPAKEKGGESLGAEGPLSAHLKAGLSLSEIEAHATAVQIRLSGEDLKTPGVRVQADRPGSCAKCGGSQWLQDPDVLDTWFSSALWPLSVFGWPAKTADLNFFYPTSTLVTGYEILYLWVARMQMMGLHFEGKAPFRDAVIHGIVRDKSGKKMSKSLGNVVDPLTMMDKYGTDAFRFSLAMQAYPGRDIPYAEDSLRGPRNFANKLWNSTRFVLMNLPEVPQGSYRLEDLDRSKLELSDRWILSEFQALCGRVESEMGDYAFAAASDAVYEFLWDKFCDWYVELAKARLLAAPAGEETPDVRAVRTVLVGVLSGTLKLLHPVMPFITEELWGALKPYSGEKADFLLQSGAPRPEGWTDAEAEARMAFVMDAVKALRALRSQLNVPPALKIVAHHAAKDAAEERLLLEHAAYLRQLARIEALAPAAGRPPQSATAAVSGVTFYVPLAGVIDFEKERKRLAKEVERLSNDVKQCEDRLADPVFAGRAPEAEVQKLRKRRQEASAEHAALLDTLRNLDG from the coding sequence GTGATCGATAAAGTCTATCAGCCGCAGGACGTCGAGAAGAAGTGGGTGGAGGCCTGGAAGAAGGCGGGCCTCGCCCACGCGAAGGCCGCCGGCGACCCGCGCAACCGCTTCGTCATCGTCATCCCTCCTCCCAACGTGACCGGCGCGCTCCACATCGGCCACGCCCTCAACAACACGCTCCAGGACGCCCTCATCCGTCACCACAAGCTGCACGGCCGCGAGACCTGCTGGGTCCCGGGCACCGACCACGGCGGCATCGCGACGCAGAACGTGATGGAGAAGCAGCTCAAGGCCAAGGGCCAGCGCCGCCAGGACGTCGGCCGCGCCGAGTTCCTGGCGCTCATGCAGACCTGGACGCGCGACTGCAAGAAGACCATCATGGGCCAGCTCGAGCGCCTGGGCTGCCTCCTCGACATGGGCCGCGAGGCCTTCACGATGGACGAGACCCGCGCGGCCTCCGTCCTCGCCGCCTTCAAGAGCTTCTGGGACGAGGGACTCATCCACCGCGACGCGCGCATGGTGAACTGGTGCGTGCGCTGCGGAACCGCGCTCTCCGACATCGAGGTGGAGTTCGAGGAGCGCAAGGGGCACCTCTGGCACATCCGCTATCCCGCCGCCGACGGCGGCCCCGGCCTCGTCGTCGCCACGACCCGCCCCGAGACGATGCTCGGCGACACCGCCGTCGCCGTGAACCCCAACGACGAGCGCTACCGCGCCCTCGTCGGCAAGAAGCTCCGCCTGCCCCTGCGCGAGGGCGCCTCCAACGGCGAGATCCCGGTCGTCGCCGATCCGCACGTCGACGCCTCCTTCGGGACCGGCGCCGTGAAGGTCACGCCGGCGCACGACCCCAACGACTTCGAGATCTGGACGCGGCACAAGACCGAGATGTCGGGCCCCCTGCAGGTCATCGACTTCCAGGGGCACATGGCGCCCGCGGCGGGCGTGCACTTCACGGGCCTCGTCCGCGAGAAGGCCCGCGAGGCCGTCGTCGCCGCTCTCGAGGCCGTCGGCTGCCTCGAGAAGACCGAGGACTACAAGCACTCCGTCGGCGTCTGCTACCGCTGCCAGCAGCCCATCGAGCCGCTCGTCTCCGCGCAGTGGTTCATGAAGATGGGGCCGCTCGCCGCGAAGGCGCTGGCCGCCAGCGAAAAGGGGGAGTTCCGCATCCAGCCCGAGACCTGGGACGTCCCCTACCGCAACTGGCTCAAGAACATCCGCGACTGGTGCCTCTCGCGCCAGATCTGGTGGGGGCACCGCATCCCGGTCTGGTACTGCGTCGGCTGCCACGGAGACAAAGTCGTCGCCTTCATGCCCGCGAAGGAGAAGGGCGGGGAGTCCCTCGGCGCGGAAGGCCCGCTGAGCGCGCATCTGAAAGCGGGGCTCTCCCTCTCGGAGATCGAGGCGCACGCCACCGCCGTCCAGATCCGCCTTTCCGGCGAGGACCTGAAGACCCCGGGCGTGCGCGTCCAGGCCGACCGGCCCGGCTCCTGCGCGAAGTGCGGCGGCTCGCAGTGGCTCCAGGACCCCGACGTCCTCGACACCTGGTTCTCCTCGGCGCTCTGGCCGCTCTCCGTCTTCGGCTGGCCCGCGAAGACGGCGGACCTCAACTTCTTCTATCCGACGAGCACGCTCGTCACCGGCTACGAGATCCTCTACCTGTGGGTCGCGCGCATGCAGATGATGGGCCTCCACTTCGAGGGCAAGGCCCCCTTCCGCGACGCCGTCATCCACGGCATCGTGCGCGACAAGAGCGGCAAGAAGATGTCCAAGTCGCTGGGCAACGTCGTCGACCCGCTGACGATGATGGACAAGTACGGGACCGACGCCTTCCGCTTCTCGCTGGCGATGCAGGCCTATCCGGGCCGCGACATCCCCTACGCCGAGGACTCGCTGCGCGGGCCGCGCAACTTCGCCAACAAGCTCTGGAACTCGACGCGCTTCGTGCTCATGAACCTCCCCGAGGTCCCCCAGGGGTCCTATCGCCTCGAGGACCTCGACCGCTCGAAGCTCGAGCTCTCCGACCGCTGGATCCTCTCCGAGTTCCAGGCCCTCTGCGGCCGCGTCGAGTCCGAGATGGGGGACTACGCGTTCGCGGCCGCCTCCGACGCGGTCTACGAGTTCCTCTGGGACAAGTTCTGCGACTGGTACGTCGAGCTCGCCAAGGCGCGCCTCCTGGCCGCCCCCGCCGGCGAGGAGACCCCCGACGTCCGCGCCGTGCGCACCGTGCTCGTCGGGGTCCTCTCCGGCACCCTCAAGCTCCTGCACCCGGTCATGCCGTTCATCACCGAGGAGCTCTGGGGCGCCCTCAAGCCGTATTCGGGGGAGAAGGCGGACTTCCTGCTCCAGTCCGGCGCTCCCCGGCCCGAGGGCTGGACCGACGCCGAGGCCGAGGCGCGCATGGCCTTCGTGATGGACGCGGTGAAGGCCCTGCGGGCCCTGCGTTCTCAGCTCAACGTCCCGCCCGCCCTGAAGATCGTCGCGCACCACGCGGCGAAGGACGCCGCCGAGGAGCGGCTCCTCCTCGAGCATGCCGCCTACCTGCGCCAGCTCGCCCGCATCGAGGCGCTGGCGCCCGCCGCCGGCCGGCCTCCGCAGTCGGCCACCGCCGCCGTCTCGGGCGTGACCTTCTACGTCCCGCTCGCGGGCGTCATCGACTTCGAGAAGGAGCGCAAGCGCCTGGCCAAGGAGGTCGAGCGCCTCTCCAACGACGTGAAGCAGTGCGAGGACCGCCTCGCGGACCCCGTCTTCGCCGGCCGCGCCCCGGAAGCCGAAGTGCAGAAGCTGCGCAAACGCCGGCAGGAAGCCTCCGCGGAGCACGCGGCCCTGCTCGACACTCTGAGGAACCTCGATGGCTGA
- a CDS encoding N-acetylmuramoyl-L-alanine amidase, whose product MNLLLVTMLLVSPACAVERSTAAVVVAVDPGHGGRDFGVTFRGRMEKEATLALSRRLAEELRALPGLRPLLLREGDEYIGLVERVDKARAAGARALLSLHVDDRRLGSHQAGRGIVVYFYGRSHERLLRRLLLPAPPQAQVEASRRLAVLLARSLREGGFPAAEVDRGQYVIVKGEDVPSVLVEFGNFRDPEEARRLSDPAFQKRLARALARGLEAFLER is encoded by the coding sequence ATGAATCTCCTCCTGGTGACGATGCTCTTAGTCTCTCCGGCTTGCGCCGTGGAGCGTTCGACGGCCGCCGTCGTGGTGGCCGTCGACCCGGGGCACGGCGGGCGCGACTTCGGGGTGACGTTCCGCGGGAGGATGGAGAAGGAGGCCACGCTCGCCCTCTCCCGGCGTCTGGCCGAGGAGCTGCGCGCCCTGCCGGGGCTCCGTCCGCTCCTTCTGCGCGAGGGCGACGAGTACATCGGGCTCGTCGAGCGCGTGGACAAGGCCCGCGCCGCCGGGGCCCGGGCGCTGCTGAGCCTGCACGTCGACGACCGGCGGCTCGGTTCCCATCAGGCCGGCCGCGGCATCGTGGTCTATTTCTACGGGCGCTCCCATGAGCGCCTGCTGCGCCGCCTCCTCCTCCCCGCGCCCCCGCAGGCGCAGGTCGAGGCCTCCCGCCGGCTGGCCGTGCTTCTGGCCCGCTCCCTGCGCGAGGGGGGGTTCCCGGCGGCCGAGGTGGACCGCGGCCAGTACGTCATCGTGAAGGGGGAGGACGTCCCCAGCGTGCTCGTGGAGTTCGGGAACTTCCGCGACCCCGAGGAAGCCCGACGGCTCTCGGACCCGGCCTTCCAGAAGAGGCTCGCCCGCGCGCTCGCGCGCGGCCTCGAAGCCTTCCTCGAACGCTAG
- a CDS encoding PhoH family protein, whose translation MKTFVLDTNVVIHDPESLYAFEGSVVVIPLPVIEELDTFKRSNDERGRAARMVARSLDQLRQKGRLTDGVPLPHGGSLRVEMMHSDGLPAQFLSSSKDNMILGVAQYLKKKGSQVIFISKDINLRIKAESIGLDTQDYEKEKVNVDDLYTGMRELALKQADIDAFYRDKRLQLDDARAKELRPNEFLILKNEGGGSSSALSRYEVESKSVVPLVRSESMPWGIKPLNTEQRFAMELLMRKEMQLVTLVGVPGSGKTLLSLAAGLEQVLNEHAYRKLLIARPVVPVGHDLGYLPGTKQEKLNTWMGAIYDNLEFLMDRSRREDSDLDVQMLLDDGRLEVEAVAYLRGRSLPGQYILIDDAQNLTPHEIKTIISRVGRNSKIVLTGDPYQIDNYYLDSASNGLTNLVERFKGQHLFGHVKFTKIERSPLAALAAELL comes from the coding sequence ATGAAGACCTTCGTCCTCGACACCAACGTCGTGATCCATGACCCGGAATCCCTCTACGCCTTCGAGGGCTCCGTCGTGGTCATCCCGCTGCCCGTCATCGAGGAGCTCGACACCTTCAAGCGGAGCAACGACGAGCGCGGCCGCGCGGCGCGCATGGTCGCGCGCTCCCTCGACCAGCTCCGCCAGAAGGGTCGGCTGACCGACGGGGTGCCCCTGCCGCACGGGGGGAGCCTGCGCGTCGAGATGATGCACTCCGACGGCCTGCCCGCACAGTTCCTCTCGAGCTCCAAGGACAACATGATCCTCGGAGTCGCCCAGTACCTGAAGAAGAAGGGGAGCCAGGTCATCTTCATCTCCAAGGACATCAACCTCCGCATCAAGGCCGAGAGCATCGGTCTCGACACGCAGGACTACGAGAAGGAGAAGGTCAACGTCGACGACCTTTATACCGGCATGCGCGAGCTTGCGCTCAAGCAGGCCGACATCGACGCTTTCTACCGCGACAAGCGCCTCCAGCTCGACGACGCGAGGGCCAAGGAGCTGCGCCCCAACGAGTTCCTCATCCTCAAGAACGAGGGCGGCGGCTCCTCGAGCGCGCTCTCCCGCTACGAGGTCGAGAGCAAGTCCGTGGTCCCCCTGGTCCGCTCCGAGTCCATGCCCTGGGGCATCAAGCCGCTGAACACCGAGCAGCGCTTCGCGATGGAGCTGCTCATGCGCAAGGAGATGCAGCTCGTCACCCTCGTCGGCGTCCCCGGCTCGGGCAAGACGCTGCTCTCGCTGGCCGCGGGCCTCGAGCAGGTCCTCAACGAGCACGCCTACCGCAAGCTCCTCATCGCGCGGCCCGTCGTCCCCGTCGGGCACGACCTGGGCTACCTCCCCGGCACCAAGCAGGAGAAGCTCAACACCTGGATGGGCGCGATCTACGACAACCTCGAGTTCCTCATGGACCGCTCCCGCCGCGAGGACAGCGACCTCGACGTGCAGATGCTCCTCGACGACGGACGCCTCGAGGTCGAGGCCGTCGCCTACCTGCGCGGCCGTTCGCTGCCGGGCCAGTACATCCTCATCGACGACGCGCAGAACCTGACCCCGCACGAGATCAAGACCATCATCTCGCGCGTCGGACGGAACTCGAAGATCGTCCTGACCGGCGACCCGTATCAGATCGACAACTACTACCTCGACTCGGCCTCCAACGGCCTCACGAACCTCGTCGAGCGCTTCAAGGGCCAGCATCTCTTCGGGCACGTGAAGTTCACGAAGATCGAGCGCTCGCCGCTCGCTGCGCTCGCTGCTGAACTCCTCTAG
- the hemW gene encoding radical SAM family heme chaperone HemW, whose product MTERDPGRRSPSARGPRPTPGLYVHVPFCSIKCFYCDFTAFSGQRSQVGRYLSALEREAKVRPGPRPETLYVGGGTPSELPVEALAELFGILSRRYGRLEDLREVTVETSPESLDAEKLDVLRRAGVSRLSIGLQTTEDRLLKAIGRKHGWEDFRKVYGDAVARGFSPNVDLMLGLPGQSLSGALGSLRQLIDLGPDHLSVYALKVEDRTLFSRRKVAVDEDLSREMLEAAIETLARAGYRHYEISNFARPGKESVHNTNYWLNGSYIGLGCGAAGHLDGVRYENDDRLPDYCAKIERGESPAIMTESLAGKAKAGEDLLLGLRLIDGVLLTPAMRRHFSAELEALRRRGLVELVRSPRTGTPRLARLTREGVFLANEAFRSFVAPFDSPDTPVESGGPILSSVER is encoded by the coding sequence TTGACTGAACGAGATCCGGGACGAAGGAGCCCGTCCGCGCGCGGACCACGTCCGACGCCGGGGCTCTACGTCCATGTCCCGTTCTGCTCCATCAAGTGCTTCTACTGCGACTTCACGGCCTTCTCCGGCCAGAGGTCGCAGGTCGGCCGCTACCTGAGCGCGCTCGAGCGCGAGGCGAAGGTCCGCCCCGGCCCGCGTCCCGAGACCCTCTACGTGGGCGGGGGGACGCCGAGCGAGCTGCCCGTCGAGGCCCTCGCCGAGCTCTTCGGCATCCTCTCCCGCCGCTACGGCCGTCTCGAGGACCTGCGCGAGGTCACCGTCGAGACGAGCCCCGAGAGCCTCGACGCGGAGAAGCTCGACGTCCTGCGCCGCGCCGGCGTGAGCCGGCTGAGCATCGGCCTGCAGACCACCGAGGACCGCCTCCTCAAGGCCATCGGACGCAAGCACGGCTGGGAGGACTTCCGGAAGGTGTACGGGGACGCCGTGGCTCGCGGCTTCTCCCCGAACGTGGACCTCATGCTCGGCCTGCCCGGGCAGAGCCTTTCGGGAGCCCTCGGCAGCCTGCGCCAGCTCATCGACCTCGGCCCGGACCACCTCTCGGTCTACGCGCTGAAGGTCGAGGACCGCACCCTCTTCTCCCGGCGCAAGGTCGCCGTCGACGAGGACCTCTCCCGGGAGATGCTCGAGGCCGCCATCGAGACCCTGGCCAGGGCCGGCTACAGGCACTACGAGATCTCCAACTTCGCCCGGCCGGGCAAGGAGTCGGTCCACAACACGAACTACTGGCTCAACGGCTCCTACATCGGCCTGGGCTGCGGCGCCGCCGGCCACCTCGACGGGGTCCGCTACGAGAACGACGACCGGCTTCCCGACTACTGCGCGAAGATCGAGCGCGGCGAGAGCCCCGCGATCATGACCGAGTCGCTCGCGGGGAAGGCGAAGGCCGGCGAGGACCTGCTCCTCGGCCTGCGCCTCATCGACGGCGTGCTCCTGACCCCGGCGATGCGCCGCCATTTTTCCGCGGAGCTCGAGGCCCTGCGCCGCCGCGGGCTCGTCGAGCTCGTGCGCAGTCCCCGCACGGGGACTCCGCGCCTCGCCCGCCTGACCCGCGAGGGCGTGTTCCTCGCCAACGAGGCTTTCCGTTCGTTCGTCGCGCCGTTCGACTCCCCGGATACTCCCGTCGAATCAGGGGGACCGATCCTATCCTCTGTGGAGCGCTAA
- a CDS encoding slipin family protein produces MFGLSPIVIIVAVLIFTSIKILNEYERGVIFTLGRFSGIKGPGLIFVIPGIQAMTRISLRTVVLDVPPQDIITRDNVSVKVNAVVYYRVIDAGNAVLQVENYYYATSQLAQTTLRGVLGKMEMDDLLSNRDKINVELQRILDTHTEPWGVKIANVEVKNVDLPQEMQRAMAKQAEAERERRAKIIHAEGEQQAAEKLAQASEIMSRSPATLQLRYLQTLTEIAADKNSTVIFPLPMDLITAFMKKLA; encoded by the coding sequence ATGTTCGGGTTGTCCCCCATCGTCATCATCGTCGCGGTCCTCATCTTCACGTCCATCAAGATCCTCAACGAGTACGAGCGCGGAGTCATCTTCACGCTCGGCCGCTTCTCCGGGATCAAGGGACCCGGCCTCATCTTCGTCATCCCCGGCATCCAGGCGATGACCCGCATCAGCCTCCGGACCGTCGTGCTCGACGTCCCGCCGCAGGACATCATCACCCGCGACAACGTCTCGGTGAAGGTCAACGCGGTGGTCTACTACCGCGTCATCGACGCCGGCAACGCGGTGCTCCAGGTCGAGAACTACTACTACGCGACGAGCCAGCTCGCCCAGACGACCCTGCGCGGCGTGCTCGGCAAGATGGAGATGGACGACCTCCTCTCCAACCGCGACAAGATCAACGTCGAGCTCCAGCGCATCCTCGACACCCACACCGAGCCTTGGGGCGTGAAGATCGCGAACGTCGAGGTCAAGAACGTCGACCTCCCGCAGGAGATGCAGCGCGCCATGGCCAAGCAGGCCGAGGCCGAGCGCGAGCGCCGCGCGAAGATCATCCACGCCGAGGGCGAGCAGCAGGCCGCCGAGAAGCTGGCCCAGGCCTCGGAGATCATGAGCCGCAGCCCGGCGACGCTCCAGCTGCGCTACCTGCAGACGCTCACCGAGATCGCGGCGGACAAGAACTCGACGGTCATCTTCCCGCTGCCGATGGACCTCATCACGGCGTTCATGAAGAAGCTCGCCTGA
- a CDS encoding alpha/beta hydrolase produces MRTPSPRILFYLFTALLAACSHAPPAAPVVPTRAYGSPALLKELDALLTRPYSDTQTVDVYYATSRAPLGDLSECGDAAFGIEHSKETSFGVCGINVPKHHKVGGFELADGPRADPHRYYRAVSQTSFDEKGLLEALRAAPPGDVLVFVHGFNVKFQEAVFRAAQIAYDLKFQGPVLLFSWPAGSGDGALEGRMVNITYQNNRANAAKSQPQAAAFFRLLAESGRKAHVVVHSMGHQVVLPALAQAAPALTGRGVVGELILNAPDFPVQDFKRLSPRFKPLADRVTVYCSYNDNAIAASESYNKGRRMGACEREPGVDVVNVGEIDAPALGVGGLGHGYYASRPILTDILQTLFGIAAEKRLFIRRSEPNTPEDFYLRP; encoded by the coding sequence ATGAGAACGCCGAGTCCCCGCATCCTCTTTTACCTTTTCACCGCCCTCCTCGCCGCCTGCTCCCACGCCCCGCCCGCCGCCCCGGTCGTCCCGACCCGTGCCTACGGCTCCCCGGCGCTGCTCAAGGAGCTCGACGCGCTCCTGACCCGGCCCTACTCCGACACCCAGACCGTCGATGTGTACTATGCGACGAGCCGCGCCCCGCTCGGCGACCTCTCCGAGTGCGGGGACGCCGCCTTCGGCATCGAGCATTCCAAGGAGACGTCCTTCGGCGTCTGCGGGATCAACGTCCCGAAGCATCACAAGGTCGGCGGCTTCGAACTCGCCGACGGGCCGCGGGCGGACCCGCACCGCTACTACCGGGCGGTGTCCCAGACCTCCTTCGACGAGAAGGGCCTGCTCGAAGCGCTTCGTGCGGCACCTCCCGGAGACGTCCTCGTCTTCGTGCACGGCTTCAACGTGAAGTTCCAGGAGGCCGTCTTCCGCGCGGCGCAGATCGCCTACGACCTCAAGTTCCAAGGGCCGGTCCTGCTCTTCTCCTGGCCGGCCGGATCGGGGGACGGCGCGCTCGAAGGGCGCATGGTCAACATCACCTATCAGAACAACCGGGCCAACGCGGCGAAATCCCAGCCGCAGGCGGCCGCCTTCTTCCGCCTCCTCGCCGAGAGCGGGCGCAAGGCCCACGTCGTCGTGCACTCCATGGGGCATCAGGTCGTGCTTCCGGCGCTCGCGCAGGCGGCCCCCGCCCTCACGGGGCGCGGGGTCGTCGGCGAGCTCATCCTCAACGCGCCGGACTTCCCCGTCCAGGACTTCAAGCGCCTGTCCCCGCGCTTCAAGCCGCTGGCCGACCGCGTCACGGTCTACTGCTCCTATAACGACAACGCCATCGCGGCTTCCGAGAGCTACAACAAGGGGCGGCGCATGGGCGCCTGCGAGCGCGAGCCGGGCGTCGACGTCGTCAACGTGGGGGAGATCGACGCCCCCGCGCTCGGCGTGGGGGGGCTGGGCCACGGCTACTACGCCTCGCGGCCCATCCTGACCGACATCCTCCAGACCCTCTTCGGCATCGCGGCCGAGAAGCGGCTCTTCATCCGGCGAAGCGAGCCCAACACTCCGGAAGATTTTTATCTGCGGCCTTAG
- the era gene encoding GTPase Era — MSAPHRAGFVALLGRPNAGKSTLLNALLGQKLSIVSPKPQTTRHKLLGIINGNDYQLCLLDTPGWLDEAQDGLQKTLIQMARSAARDDADVIVLVVEPTPPAAADLESLRSSLRGDKPLVLVVNKCDLREAPAIEAAKTGWAALNPVKVHAVSAMKATGVAALRADLIALLPESPAFYDKTQASDRWERFFATEFIRETIFENLHEEVPHACAVEIERYKERPGKPDEINATIYVERAGQKPILLGKKGAMIRTLTEESRRKIEAFTGRKADLEIWIKIRANWRKDAGALRELGYTL, encoded by the coding sequence GTGAGCGCCCCCCACCGCGCCGGCTTCGTCGCCCTGCTCGGCCGCCCCAACGCGGGCAAGTCCACCCTGCTCAACGCCCTGCTCGGCCAGAAGCTCTCCATCGTCTCCCCCAAGCCGCAGACGACGCGTCACAAGCTCCTCGGCATCATCAACGGCAACGACTACCAGCTCTGCCTCCTCGACACCCCCGGCTGGCTCGACGAGGCCCAGGACGGCCTCCAGAAGACCCTCATCCAGATGGCCCGCTCGGCCGCGCGCGACGACGCCGACGTCATCGTGCTCGTCGTCGAGCCCACCCCCCCCGCCGCGGCGGACCTCGAGTCCCTGCGCTCCTCGCTGAGGGGCGACAAGCCGCTCGTCCTCGTCGTCAACAAGTGCGACTTGCGCGAGGCCCCGGCGATCGAGGCGGCCAAGACCGGCTGGGCGGCGCTCAACCCGGTGAAAGTCCACGCGGTCTCCGCGATGAAGGCGACGGGCGTCGCCGCGCTGCGCGCCGACCTCATCGCCCTGCTCCCCGAGTCCCCCGCCTTCTACGACAAGACCCAGGCCTCCGACCGCTGGGAGCGCTTCTTCGCCACCGAGTTCATCCGCGAGACCATCTTCGAGAACCTGCACGAGGAAGTCCCCCACGCCTGCGCCGTCGAGATCGAGCGCTACAAGGAGCGGCCGGGCAAGCCCGACGAGATCAACGCGACCATCTACGTCGAGCGTGCAGGGCAGAAACCCATCCTGCTCGGGAAGAAGGGCGCGATGATCCGCACGCTCACCGAAGAGAGCCGTCGGAAGATCGAAGCCTTCACGGGCCGCAAAGCCGACCTCGAGATCTGGATCAAGATTCGAGCGAACTGGCGCAAAGATGCCGGGGCGCTCAGGGAACTCGGTTACACGCTGTAA